The Mucilaginibacter yixingensis genome window below encodes:
- the apaG gene encoding Co2+/Mg2+ efflux protein ApaG: MVTTITEGVKITVETQYQPEYSNPANEHFMFAYRISIENLSSYTVQLMRRHWHIFDSNSTRREVEGEGVVGIQPVIEPGQTHEYVSGCNLKTDMGSMKGEYQMVRLLDNTTFNVQIPEFYLVASYKLN, translated from the coding sequence ATGGTGACAACGATTACAGAAGGTGTTAAAATTACGGTAGAAACCCAATACCAGCCCGAGTACTCAAATCCGGCAAACGAGCACTTCATGTTTGCCTATCGCATCAGTATTGAAAACCTGAGTAGTTACACCGTGCAATTAATGCGCCGCCACTGGCACATTTTTGATAGCAACAGCACCCGCCGCGAAGTGGAAGGCGAAGGCGTGGTTGGCATTCAACCGGTTATTGAGCCGGGCCAAACCCACGAGTATGTATCTGGCTGTAACCTCAAAACCGATATGGGCAGTATGAAAGGCGAGTACCAGATGGTGCGCCTGCTGGACAACACTACTTTTAACGTGCAGATACCAGAGTTTTACCTGGTGGCATCGTATAAGCTGAATTAA
- a CDS encoding NUDIX hydrolase gives MKWKVCASEYIHKGPWATLRTDHCEMPDGRQVKDYYVLEYPNWVNAVAVTEEGKVLMVRQYRHAAGIVSLEIPGGVIDDGEAPEVAMRRELLEETGYQFDDIELISVVYANPSTANNHTYCYLARNGKKVQEQELDPTEDIQVEEYTLAEIKQLLAENKIAQALHCTGLFYALWKLGEIAL, from the coding sequence ATGAAATGGAAAGTCTGCGCTTCTGAATACATCCACAAAGGCCCATGGGCCACCCTGCGTACCGATCATTGCGAAATGCCTGACGGCCGGCAGGTAAAAGATTATTATGTGCTGGAATACCCTAATTGGGTAAACGCCGTAGCCGTAACCGAAGAAGGTAAAGTGTTGATGGTTCGTCAATACCGCCATGCTGCGGGCATCGTATCGCTGGAAATTCCCGGCGGCGTAATTGATGATGGCGAGGCCCCGGAAGTAGCCATGCGTCGCGAGCTGCTGGAAGAAACAGGTTACCAGTTTGATGATATCGAGCTGATTTCAGTCGTTTATGCCAATCCGTCAACAGCTAATAATCACACCTATTGCTACCTGGCCCGCAACGGCAAAAAAGTACAGGAGCAGGAACTTGACCCTACCGAAGACATTCAGGTTGAAGAATACACCCTGGCTGAGATAAAGCAACTTTTAGCCGAAAACAAAATTGCCCAGGCACTGCATTGCACCGGCTTGTTTTATGCGTTATGGAAGTTGGGGGAGATAGCCCTGTAG